One window from the genome of Acinetobacter sp. LoGeW2-3 encodes:
- the queF gene encoding NADPH-dependent 7-cyano-7-deazaguanine reductase QueF (Catalyzes the NADPH-dependent reduction of 7-cyano-7-deazaguanine (preQ0) to 7-aminomethyl-7-deazaguanine (preQ1) in queuosine biosynthesis), with product MSVEHSLLGKDTNYPTEYQPEILYPISRAPAREKYAHVEAIQQGKDWWHIFEISWLNATGVPQVAIGRMTLPASSPNLIESKSLKLYFNSLNFAKFESKQAFITTVEQDLSKAAEADVKLDLFHVDDLDISKPEGICLDDLTPERLENHPDATLLALDHESDEQVEVQLYSHLLRSNCPVTGQPDWGTVFIRYQGKKPCYKSILAYIISYRQHNGFHEQCVEQMFADIWQNLKPEKLMVYATYTRRGGLDINPCRVSDITWMPRPIRLARQ from the coding sequence ATGAGTGTAGAACATTCTCTTCTTGGTAAAGACACCAACTATCCAACAGAATATCAACCGGAGATTCTGTACCCCATCTCACGTGCGCCTGCGCGTGAAAAATATGCCCATGTTGAAGCCATTCAACAAGGCAAAGACTGGTGGCATATTTTTGAAATTTCCTGGTTAAATGCTACCGGTGTGCCCCAAGTGGCGATTGGCCGCATGACCTTACCGGCATCTTCTCCTAACTTGATTGAATCTAAATCTCTTAAGCTGTATTTCAACAGCCTGAACTTTGCCAAGTTTGAGTCTAAACAAGCTTTTATTACGACTGTAGAACAAGATCTTTCCAAAGCTGCTGAAGCCGATGTGAAGTTAGATCTATTCCATGTCGATGATCTGGACATTTCCAAGCCGGAAGGCATTTGTCTGGATGACTTAACTCCAGAACGTCTGGAAAATCATCCTGATGCGACGTTATTAGCACTGGATCATGAAAGCGATGAACAGGTCGAAGTTCAGCTTTATTCACATTTATTAAGAAGTAACTGCCCAGTCACTGGACAACCGGACTGGGGTACAGTATTTATACGCTATCAAGGTAAGAAACCTTGTTATAAGAGTATTTTGGCTTATATTATTTCTTACCGTCAGCATAACGGTTTCCACGAACAATGTGTGGAACAGATGTTTGCCGATATCTGGCAAAATCTGAAACCTGAAAAGTTGATGGTATATGCGACCTATACACGCCGTGGTGGATTGGATATCAACCCTTGTCGTGTATCGGACATTACATGGATGCCTCGCCCTATTCGTTTAGCGCGACAATAA
- a CDS encoding ABC transporter permease, which yields MNLNQLGVALYTIIHKEIRRFMRIWPQTLLPPAITMTLYFVIFGNLVGSRIGEMGGFSYMQFIVPGLIMMAVITNSYANVSSSFFSSKFQKSIEELIMSPVPLHAILWGYVLGGVARGILVAIIVTSMSLFFTDLYITNWFVTIYTVLVTSLLFSLGGFINAVYAKSFDDISIIPTFVLTPLTYLGGVFYAISVLSPFWQNLSLVNPIVYMVNAFRFGILGHSDVNVSISLAVITFWCAVLYGIAYYLLSRGSGMRE from the coding sequence ATGAATTTAAATCAACTTGGTGTTGCTCTCTATACTATTATTCATAAAGAAATTCGTCGTTTTATGCGGATCTGGCCGCAGACATTACTGCCACCTGCGATTACCATGACTTTATATTTCGTGATCTTTGGTAATCTGGTTGGTTCACGTATTGGTGAAATGGGCGGCTTTAGTTATATGCAGTTTATTGTGCCCGGCCTGATTATGATGGCGGTGATTACCAATAGTTATGCCAACGTATCTTCCAGTTTCTTTAGCTCTAAATTCCAAAAGAGCATTGAAGAACTAATCATGAGTCCGGTACCACTACATGCAATCCTTTGGGGTTATGTTTTAGGCGGTGTGGCCCGTGGCATCTTAGTAGCCATTATTGTGACCAGCATGAGTCTGTTTTTTACTGACTTATATATTACCAACTGGTTCGTGACTATATATACAGTACTGGTGACCTCACTACTGTTTTCATTGGGCGGCTTTATCAATGCGGTCTATGCCAAATCTTTTGATGACATCTCGATTATCCCGACTTTTGTGCTAACTCCCTTGACTTATTTAGGTGGTGTATTCTATGCCATCAGCGTCTTAAGCCCTTTTTGGCAAAATCTCTCTTTAGTTAACCCGATCGTCTATATGGTGAATGCATTCCGTTTCGGCATTTTAGGTCATAGCGATGTCAATGTGTCTATTTCATTGGCTGTGATTACCTTCTGGTGTGCTGTGTTATACGGTATTGCTTACTATTTATTGTCTCGTGGTTCAGGAATGCGTGAATAA